Genomic window (Pyrus communis chromosome 13, drPyrComm1.1, whole genome shotgun sequence):
ATTGCcgaaattaatataatttttttttttttttacatagtccttctctaataaaaagagatagttGTTAACGTCACTTCTAAAATGCTATCATGCACTTCTCTGTGTATATTTTGCCTCGTGTTTTCTTAAAAACGAAGATTAAAATGACATTTCTAGGATGGCTGTAAAaatttcctttagttattggctTGATTTTTCCATAATGCCCTATATACTctatacaaaatttaattttacctTCTACTACACTATTTTCTTTATCAATTTACCCTTTGCATCatcttttatgttttaataaACCTCATTAGTTACCACTTactactacggtctagtggtattcgccgagcgcctagccgcctaggccgatttttagaacactgctaAATACAACAGAGAGATTGACGTGTACAAATTTAGTTCACAGACACTACTCAATTTGTGGATCACCAATTAATTTCATTAGCTCCTAACATGCATATATTACTTATATACCAAATTCAGAAACCTAGGTGACACCTAAGATTTGGAAATAATACAAAAGTTCCCGAACTTACCATATAGAATAATAGGGTCAGCATAATATTTGAGAGCGatgaaaaaattcaaaaggacatacaaatttaaattaaacacgCATAACATATGCATTAAGCTTATTGGTAATTGTTCATCCAtaacaagaaataaaaaggaaaaaaaaccttGAACATAATCCAACAGCCTTAATTCGCTGCGCCCAAAGCCCTCCCAATTTCGAAAGAAACAAAAGCATCGATGCAAGCATACTTGATTTGCTCAAGTGAAAGGGACGGCTTATCCCAGTGACTCATTGTAATAGTCTTTGGCTTTTGAAAATCCTGCCCTAGAACATCTGCTGCCATGTCCTTTAGCCCTATTCTCCGCTGCACACTCAAGCCATACCTTCTCGCCTCCAATTCCCTAAGATCGACATACTTTGCTACCGCAAGGCCATACTCAAGGCAAAGCTTTCGAACATCGTCCTTGATCCCAACCCCGACGAAGGTAAAGTCCGGATCCGC
Coding sequences:
- the LOC137713440 gene encoding 3'-5' exonuclease-like, which encodes MSISITDCELGYDTHSIYRVDFFDDYIDTLVTHTPSKVKYWINKTRYLHRYRLHKLIVGLDVEWRPSFTRGVNNPVATLQLCVGHRCLIFQLLHTPGIPRCLFNFLADPDFTFVGVGIKDDVRKLCLEYGLAVAKYVDLRELEARRYGLSVQRRIGLKDMAADVLGQDFQKPKTITMSHWDKPSLSLEQIKYACIDAFVSFEIGRALGAAN